The Microplitis mediator isolate UGA2020A chromosome 4, iyMicMedi2.1, whole genome shotgun sequence nucleotide sequence CATACGctgtatgtaaaaaaaaaatttttttcgtatttcgcCCATATTTTCAAGTCTACTTGATCgattgatctaaaatttttagaaaagttgatggccaacaagctttttcgattgccgccttaaccatccaaatcggttcattagttgaaaagttatagaccggtcacacacaaacacacacacacacacacacacacacacacacacacacacacacacacacacacacacacacacacacacacacacacacacacacacacacacacacgcgcgcgcgcgcgcgcacgcatagtcagaatagcttcctaagacctcaaaacgtcgatatctgatgaaattgcgattttcgcaaatcggggtgaaaacaataacttccgaattttttgaaaatcgtcgattttcttagcgggaaattaaaaattacataaatttctcATTTCCGTTGCGCCAAAAACATTCCGTTCTTCAGGTACATACTAttacaaagaaatttttttaaaatacttttttgtcaatcaaaatgaagtattaaatgtcaaaaaatagagcagtggccacaaatggtactctTACCctattactataatttttttaagctttgataataataatttatcgacaTAATAAGAAAAGATTTAAATACATCACAAAATTACGAATAATATATTACAGATTTGATAATGATTTAGATAATCCAAGCAGAAAGGTGGTCATagattaaaattgttattaaatatgtCAATAAGTTGTGATTATCCAAGTAGCATAAAGACAACTTTAAGATATCATAAAGATGCCTGTTAAAAAAACAagacaaatattattttatctcaaagtcattttcttaaataaataagatgtACAGCTGTTGGTCCTcgaaattatagaaaatttgtgttcttttttctattttaaaagttatttcaattAAGAAATCGCTCAGATGATTTATTCgacaattatttgtaatttaaattactttttgtcgtcacttgtgtcaagtctttcaagtcgatatttttttgatgacataaatttctgattgTTTTGTCACAATATTGGTGCCTTATTGATAGGTCAAAAAACAGCCTCAAAACtgatatcttatagatgtcacaaaaccaagtgtgttacTTGGGTATTAGGGGTATGCGAATTGTGTTCAATTGAATTATATGActcaatttgaataattcgtaatttttcaaattattctaaGAATTCAAAGTATTCGTAAGTATTCGTAAGCTTTCGTGTTTGAACTATTCGAGTCATTCGTTAGTTTTTGtgttattcgtaaattttcggGTGCATTCGGAAATCGCTCTAGCCCTAGCGGAAGCATTTCCGAATGCATCCTCCATACTATTAGATTCTAATTCGAATATTCAGATCAAACTTCTAATATAACATTTTTATCTAACTTAtgattaaatatcaaaatttatttcaataatttacgaataattcacattttttgaatcggacatgtaaaaataattcgaaaacttacgaaaaattcgaaaaccttcgaatattttgaatttttccaataattcaaaaattgacaaataattcgaaagcttacaaataattcaaatttttgaaactatgTATTCATAAGtttgatttatttgattataaatttgaaattgaataCTACTATTTCGATTCGATACGAATAATTCGCATTATTTGCACACCTCTagttattacaaaatattttaattttaataccatttaataaattattaattttaacccTGCGTGTGTATACTGAGTCTTTGAAGgaatagtaaatttaaaaagaattcagtttttttaatattctgcaatttttgttaataacaattttaaacttttaactcGCATCTTCTGGGCTATGTATTAGACACTTCAAGAATtaatcgagaattttttttcagattttttaaaagcctAGAAACTTTGGAAACTTTACAATTCCCTAAAAGACCCAGTGCACATACcgtatctcaaaaaatatggTGTACACGCGCAGggttgaaaataattcatactaaaatactttaaattcttaattttatttttctttcgtaattttattactaggGCTGTCCTAAAAACATTTGTATACCAATTGAAACAACATATTGTTTGAAAGCATGGTCGATGTGTAATACAACATCCCAATTAAAACCATCATGCGCAAACGGTACTTGCAACAATATCGTCAAACAAATACGATATACAATAACACATAACGGTACAATGggtataaaaagtataaaattatatattattcttggtaatttttctgataattatTACCAACATTTTGAAGTTAAATACGAGTGGGATGGATTTTATAATGACGACATTGTTTATACGAGCGGTAATCCTGGATATATTATCAACAAACCAATAGTAATTGGTACATTGATGAAATCAACttcgaaaaatattgtaacagaatttattttcGTCAACAAAACAAATTATCAACTGACTGTGCCTTTAggaaataacataaataattattgttctgATGAAAATAgatatacaattaattttaatgaagatTTAAAATCAAAGTGCCTTATCTCAtttgaaacaaataatttaactgTCGATACTTGTaatgaaattcataaaaaaataatagcgatatattttaaagaaaCATTGATCAATGTAACGTCTatcgaaaattataaattatatacatcAAAGACAAGTAATGTTACAAACAATAATATAACTAATTGGAATCAAatattactaaataaattaccacCGCAAGTTATCACTGGACAGAAGATAAATGACAAAATATCTTGTTGGAATTTAATATCCTCTATACATATTGATATTCTGTATTCATTGTTACCGAAACCTGACGATGATACTCCGTACCATAAAATTGTTGGAGTGGCAATGACACTAGATGAACGGAATATCACTCTGTCAAAGTGTCTTACAATTAATTGCACAAATATTATTGAACATGAAATTAAtagttttgttaaattttacgACGTGTCTATACCAGATAGTTACTATTTTGCTGGTGGTCCTAATTTAGATATTAGTTTAccttatgactttttttatccTTTCATGAGTGGCTCTAGTTCTTACaaattaaacttaattataattattgttactgtaattatttctacatttattatttaagttacACATTTTTGTACCTGcaccttaatatttatttaattaaaattttttatttaaaaaaaaattgtggtgaatttttattgttatttaaaaaatgcaacaaaaatatttattttaaaaaataataacaaaaaaataaaaaaataaattagtgtcTGAAAAATCGTATCCTcaccctgtttagaaaatctcatagtaTCCATTAGAttctcatacatttttatagaaattttataagaataaatGAGTTCTATCAGAAGTGCtgtagttaagtatagggctttatacatacagctataagaatctatcggttTTTTTAAGCAGGACAGTGCCGAAAAGGCATTGATCTACCATTAGATCTAAAAAagcatctaatttttttttttttttgctcaatcgcttatagaaatgatttgaaatgaatatttcgatagtaaaaaaaattaaagccaAAACGGcctataaatatacataagcattttcacttttaagcacaataattattaatgccAAAAAGGTATATAGAAGAAGAGTAAATTACGATAAAATTAAACCCGcgaattcgaatttaaatgaatttttgagATGATGTATTTAACAGggattatcaaatattttcggctggatttttttcggaaaccaAATCTTTAAATACAAACTACAGACTACACATTGAtgcactactgtctaatctagccaagtgcgctttaattgtttgataatattcgtttgtttaaaataaactctgcCAAAGTTTTCATTTACTGCACacgtgcaacaaagatagtaccatttaaaaaaatttatcaaaccttttaaaaattatcatttaaacatgatcctgaaattattagataattaacaatttcccaagttttttttcaacaaattcatgagaaaaaaaacctaaaaatatgcacatgtaaaaaatttaaaaaaaaaccatagatgcgattttttttaatattttttttttataatttatcgttttgaaaaaaatccacaaattattagacgtcggctaacttcagtgtcataTTTAAATGAGTGTgcatgtagcagacatgagacaatttataaatttgaaataataaaattgaaaaaaatgcgcgtacggATCGTACATTtatctaaatacgcattttttaatttttattccattacatttatttatttatttcaaaatttaaaaaattaatacgttTCAGATACATTCAAGGTGCATTCCGAAATGCGCTATGCTACAGCTGCTCGCATGCGcccttattatttattcttattacttgcatggtaaatttaaatatttgaaaaataaattattagaaattggaGAAAACTAATAATCgtacgtcaaaataaaatggcgacagaatatgatagaaaaatattttaaaaattaaaaaaagaaaaaacacaCAAGTGTATCAACAAACCTTGGTGGGtaaataatatgcagaagggtgtcctaatacacttggagatttaatttaaattgctccaagtgtattCCAGCTCAAcaaacgtcacttaactgctatttcccaccagacgatgccagatgattttgGTCAGGAACTTGGAAGTTATCAGCAATTCgcaacactttacactagcacTGAACAAAATTATCGCATCTTGCATTTATTATCACGTCACTGAATTTgttatttgatttattgaaaaccactgcactaattaattaatttgtgactttcatcaatattttgatgattaaacatgaaaaattaattgtttatacaCTCGcagtttaattgaaatttttaatgatttaattgtCAGCCATTTTGGAAAAACAAATTCCACAAACACATTCCcgctttttttattcactgaattgttaattatttaacgatAAAACAATCgaacttattttaatttttttatacactcACTAATGATTTGAACAATTGTAACCacgattataaatataataattaaacagcCACGAcgcgaaaatttatttgcgtTCACGAATGACctgatataaactttttttgattattttattaaaaaaataattgatttgaatGATATCACTCACactaaattaatcaaattcacAATTAtacgtatatttttaataattaatggacgaataatatattaaaataataaaaaatattagcaGGTCATTTTTGCAAGCTAgcgatcaaaaaataaaaaaataaattgagcgTGAAGTTGCtgcttcaaaaattttaacggcTTGAACCCCCCacttttttttaggtctaGTGATTCAATTGGTTGAAAAAAGAGCCTTTGTTTCGGCcatttttgtacaaaaaaaggGGGAAGTAATTtacaatatcatttaaaaacatgagtgtaaatgtagcagatatcagacaaattcaaaattattaatgaatagattaaatagttaataaaataaaatttaaaaaaagtgcacgtttaaaaaaaaaaattaataagtgcattttttataaatattgtttttttaattatttactctacttatttataatttttaatttgtctgatgtctgctacattcacactcatttaaaAACACgtaatatgtaaatttaataaatttatttgaataaaaaaaaaaaaaaaaatcgttaaaatgtgatttaaaaaaaaatcacggaTAAGTTATAGTGGaatactatttaaaatatagtagaatatgaaatagaaataaattattgatttttaaattcgcaGAAAGTAGTCGAGACTCATTTCGCAGAAATTGATACTAAACgtattctgaaaaaaaaataaaaacaaagaaaacatTCTTTGTCTCACGGCTTCATGTAGGGTACATTCCGAAATGCAAGCAGCTGTAGcgtatatttgaaaaat carries:
- the LOC130666303 gene encoding tectonic-1 — protein: MIDFTKSPSKTQPPLILITVVLNIMFYKVYCSTTENSISVTTCINETECQSTSEDILISTLSTTEDINLVTEVVNNEWELNQNEMNTTKKVNISKIFPSFYPTSATNYNPINKLSNDSITANINRQLIPIIKRNIDPCTCDFQMSRCDINCCCDNDCTDFHLSVFSHCSDDKKTKYDSRYCYTKDFIRKNNTDFILERIADNLFCISHDNLPPVYSKSSAIKIGNRPEFDDIFKELESKFTWLQELDVPLNFNTSNPYKVGDTLWTVKSKSYKPLEVPIKGFTSHCSFRKSLIYLADSKSHCLQAKLNINNTDIFTETYNNFTVISSPIFLNTTSYISSLNQGCPKNICIPIETTYCLKAWSMCNTTSQLKPSCANGTCNNIVKQIRYTITHNGTMGIKSIKLYIILGNFSDNYYQHFEVKYEWDGFYNDDIVYTSGNPGYIINKPIVIGTLMKSTSKNIVTEFIFVNKTNYQLTVPLGNNINNYCSDENRYTINFNEDLKSKCLISFETNNLTVDTCNEIHKKIIAIYFKETLINVTSIENYKLYTSKTSNVTNNNITNWNQILLNKLPPQVITGQKINDKISCWNLISSIHIDILYSLLPKPDDDTPYHKIVGVAMTLDERNITLSKCLTINCTNIIEHEINSFVKFYDVSIPDSYYFAGGPNLDISLPYDFFYPFMSGSSSYKLNLIIIIVTVIISTFII